A region of the Lycium barbarum isolate Lr01 chromosome 1, ASM1917538v2, whole genome shotgun sequence genome:
GTAAAGAATAACAACTAGAGTGAAATAGATTATGTAAAACACCACATTTCAACACTGACAAAAATTTCCATAGTAAAAGATTGAATTTTTACCAGCTTAGCTCTTCATGGGGAAGATTGCGACTGTATAGAGGAAACTCAAAAAGGAATGAGGTTTTGAACCATGGAGGAAGCTTTCCATATAATCCAGGCGGGAGCAGAATGAGAGGGCTGACATAATCATTTTTTtaatcaatattaccatttttcaATCTACAATGAGGGAAACACCAGTGAGAAATAGATTATGAGCTGACCTTGTCGTCTTCTTATATAACATATATTCAGCCACATTTCCATATTTCTTGTCTGCTGATTCCTGTTTAATGTATACTTTAATGGTATAAGGTCATGATCGAAGAGGCATGTAAGAGGTACGAGTAACAAGTCAATAACAGCACCTCAAGTAAGGGAATGCCACTAACAAAAAGTAGCAGCAACGTTAAGAATACTGGTCCTAGCACAACGAGCCATTCAGCACCCTCTAGCACTGGTGTCGAAGCCACAAATATTCCCCACCATAGAAGGATCTGAAGAAAATACAACCAAGAAATGAAGATTGCAAGAATCCAAATAAGCATTTCTGTACTTCTCATTTGAAAAACAAGATTTGTCATGTGGAAAACACTTTACATCGCTCAAAACATGGAATAAACACATCACGAAGAGGTAACCAAATGTTGCGTGATGGAAACCGATGAGCTGTAAGCTTCAGAATTTGACTTGTGCGCAGCACTGTGTAAGATGACAACCTGTTGCTATAAATTTATATTACTCCTATCGTCCCCCGTTACTGGTCCTATGTTGATTGGGCAGAGAAAGTTGAAATATGGTACTTCAAAGAATGTAAAGTATAGTAGAGCTGAAAATTAGTTTACACGAAGATTTAGATGTCTAAAGCATATGGATGGAAAATACTTCTATTTAAGAAAAATGGGCATCATATTACTACTAACTGGAAAGGGAAGTAGGACCTCAAATTTTGAGTGACGGGAATATTTTTTATGAAGATAAGTAGGATAATATAGGGATTAAAACCTTGATGTCCCATGTAATGCTTGTGCATACATTGATCCTCAGCAGTCAGCACAGAGGCAAATGACTTCTATAGCCAACATGTTTAGCCCCAAGAATATCAAATTCAGAATACTTTCTATATATCCCAGCAATACAAAAGAGAGAATTGAAAGTATAACCTCGCCAAAATAGTTTGGATGACGTGAATACTTCCAAAGTCCAACATTGCACCACTTTCCTCTGTTCTCTGTGGAGTTTTTGAATGCCAACTTTTGTTGGTCAGCTGTAATCTCAGCCAAAATTCCAATAGACCACATAATCCAACCAATGATGTCTACCGCCTGAACAGATGGCTGGTAGTCACTTGCATTAACAACTGTTACCGGTAAACTCACAGTCCATACCCAGATTGCCT
Encoded here:
- the LOC132599845 gene encoding uncharacterized protein LOC132599845, which codes for MVKYSISKHFFKPKKKEGELGESMGTVIDSHFLGLTAIVTVAYQLIFFIITALLKFDKVTDFAGGTNFILLAALTLILKGSYNFRQVVLSVFVVIWGLRLGLFLLMRILQWGEDRRFDDQRDNLGKLAIFWIFQAIWVWTVSLPVTVVNASDYQPSVQAVDIIGWIMWSIGILAEITADQQKLAFKNSTENRGKWCNVGLWKYSRHPNYFGEILLWWGIFVASTPVLEGAEWLVVLGPVFLTLLLLFVSGIPLLEESADKKYGNVAEYMLYKKTTSPLILLPPGLYGKLPPWFKTSFLFEFPLYSRNLPHEELSCN